In the genome of Xyrauchen texanus isolate HMW12.3.18 chromosome 33, RBS_HiC_50CHRs, whole genome shotgun sequence, one region contains:
- the g6pc3 gene encoding glucose-6-phosphatase 3, which produces METIYSEGVWMAETLQQRTRSYEDFWLVATHMGDPKAAVLLVFPVVFSVHRRTGIAVIWVAALSEWINLVLKWILFGERPYWWIGESRLFLENPPKVQQFQSTCETGPGSPSGHAMVTGAVWWVIVSSLASYFHALTGSKVLAAVPYLFYAFFLGCVGLSRIFILAHFPHQVIAGLLTGVILGVYLNRTVPEFRPLSFFLRYSMTLLFGALLVHAALQNIGIDLSWSISLAKKWCSHSRWIRMDTAPFSSLNRDAGALLGLGLAQYCKPGGWALHWIPRTLCLALSSLALYYVSSFPLPTVPPLLYYSLFFLKYTIVPLVVMVLIPGFVHLLTAKTKRE; this is translated from the exons ATGGAGACCATATACAGCGAAGGCGTTTGGATGGCGGAGACTCTTCAGCAGAGAACAAGAAGCTATGAGGATTTCTGGCTTGTTGCTACTCATATGGGAGACCCCAAAGCTGCAGTTCTTCTGGTCTTTCCAGTTGTGTTTTCTGTACATCGACGAACTGGCATCGCTGTTATCTGGGTTGCAGCTCTATCAGAGTGGATTAATTTGGTTCTCAAATG GATCCTGTTTGGGGAGAGGCCTTATTGGTGGATAGGAgaatctagattgtttttagaaaACCCACCAAAAGTTCAACAGTTCCAGTCCACTTGTGAAACTGGCCCAG GCAGTCCCTCAGGTCATGCCATGGTCACGGGTGCTGTCTGGTGGGTGATCGTCTCTTCTCTGGCATCCTACTTTCATGCTCTCACAGGCAG TAAGGTCTTAGCTGCAGTGCCGTATCTGTTCTATGCGTTTTTTTTGGGATGTGTTGGTCTTTCTCGGATCTTCATCTTGGCTCATTTCCCTCATCAAGTCATTGCAGGACTTCTGACAg GGGTGATCCTGGGGGTTTATCTGAACCGAACTGTGCCTGAATTTCGCCCTCTGTCGTTCTTCCTACGCTACAGCATGACTCTGCTCTTTGGAGCTCTTCTGGTGCACGCTGCCCTGCAAAACATTGGGATTGATCTATCTTG GTCCATCTCACTGGCTAAGAAGTGGTGTTCTCACTCAAGGTGGATCCGTATGGACACCGCTCCCTTTTCCTCTCTGAACCGTGATGCCGGGGCTTTACTGGGCCTTGGACTTGCACAGTATTGCAAGCCAGGTGGATGGGCTCTTCACTGGATCCCCAGGACTCTCTGTCTGGCCCTCTCGTCTTTGGCCCTTTACTACGTCAGCAGTTTTCCTCTGCCCACTGTTCCTCCTCTTCTCTACTATTCACTGTTCTTTCTTAAATACACAATTGTTCCGCTGGTGGTCATGGTATTAATACCAGGATTTGTGCATCTTCTAACAGCGAAAACCAAGAGGGAATAA